The Plasmodium sp. gorilla clade G2 genome assembly, chromosome: 6 genome has a segment encoding these proteins:
- a CDS encoding DNA helicase, putative, with the protein MKSKYFSKGKKENKKNNNNNNNNNNNNLEYNNPVSTSFYISTILNKHEKLINKKNKNKIKPCQRNYYYDDGGTSCKKEGQMIKLLDDIIEIDNKKEIDNEIINIESYSNDKLIVDIDVDRTYVNRNHLNDISCDHSINNKHIFNNKYENYVREENRNVSYDKENDLTITKKKIHLLKEEDLNLKYKQIISVNKKFDNIIKKLKLSDKELVKYIICKKCSYFTILKKGKYGSFFVCKSCNQNVSKKYIDNYIFNEKENTFYKHKNKISFEIEKKNSYRIHAFGNINYAHSMNQIINEIIKEIIADIILIKKNKIKYKNIIKYISKINMPYPINTSNYYTYGFLYKRKNIKKNNKTKNIQPRKDHNKIDDISEAYKIYEEQQINEINKIYEEQEVDKINRIYIQHQTYNRYYKTIQPHMIYYQFNFSFCRKNISFIFKKYNYMLHNKRYDLLFLYNKKFINFIESLKNRKRIYKKLLNKYLSTYLKNDFFDEINYLPLTWKPRKDYIKAGIFPFNLSKNNRKIESFGRLSVNNNNYLCGCVFPLCTYQLIVRYFIYKLFHTCFIYQIPKFIFYFFRYYYQSNNNNNKHKMYNYFLKNKFINIFTNIYYSKYKQILDSIKEEKKSMSISLSSSNKLEKKKKNKKYIKNLYLFDELSNNTYIFSKQKIEQKILNHYYHKKIQKIKRQMNREIKNICLYEIKKKLPVRIQKVILTYQLESIYFFFKKRGRILIADEMGLGKTLQAISIFYFYHLYPVLIVTPASLKINWFSEIEKYLPSFDPQNVLIINSSNDMPKCVSSYKIIIVSFNIYKKLYNLLKEIQFHLMIVDESHFIRTVYYGNQSQLTRLLKKKIRKTKNVIFLSGTPSINRPINIFHQIKYLINNKNIFPKNKIIFGEDYCKKFFYRGEKIYEENLRSWEFHYFLNKIVMIRRTINQVFQNNFPSLKRFFVYLKNDLCDIITNKSLQKSPTIKNYSINNSEDNKNIQSVHLKCGYNMYDMNKNNISNIDIISNISDEQYQSKHLMDSPIDSPIESPIYSPTDSPQYYNISPLKISEESIISNNSTKNKQEKKHKNREILNQYFHINIKSKKEEEGVSKIVNALQFIEKNFPNKKKIIFCYHIMVCKCVEEELLKIIKQKKEQENITIDYVSLNGCIPEKDKIEKILYLKNNINCYYGIFTICSVSHGLDFSFCNLCFFMEFPVNFFHLQQCESRLFRKNQKYNTYVFYFLLQKGLGSDHKTWNRFILCSNSTRSIIDGTNFLNKDLIYQNISNDIILQLINNDQNVNEKNIKEQQYVEDNKSIKEHKNVNHTDYLYTNIHTISKPNLNFKENIFKNKQMSQSKNISKLNQQFCNEKDDIQYNSIIKKKKKSFFITNKCNDSIQTVKNKKYNNKKKVHIKKEHILFQINTLTNRIHVYYKNKKTNFSIQDVDTITINENNLQTKKYLLKMCAKNFLCNYNKLNTNEKKLIEQKKCDINISLLNYWKHTDNNRSNNKQNKLIFQRYIKNVPLKDKTYVKAYIENSFKGKFQMFYYQEWNSKENLFKCLHCKNKIPLSKNIIHEENHIFQYLHQINAQQDIIQRFHNEINNIKLKQYNNIQKIIICNENNLFCEGKCRELYFLKKSSCSLRRLIYERDKGICNMCQLDCSNLIKQIKNKKYFEINQQIDYFIKMYPLFIENVDHLKKIIQKPKEGYIWHVDHILPVFKGGGEASFDNLQTLCTFCHKKKTKNDIKDKKKKNNKINININ; encoded by the exons atgaaaagcAAATATTTTTCGAAAggcaaaaaagaaaataaaaaaaacaacaacaacaataataataataataataataatttagaatACAACAATCCTGTGTCAActagtttttatatttctacaatattaaataaacatgaaaaattaattaataaaaaaaacaaaaataaaattaaaccATGCCAacgtaattattattatgatgatggaGGGACGTCGTGTAAGAAAGAAGGacaaatgataaaattattagatgatattatagaaatagataataaaaaagagatagacaatgaaattattaatatagaaAGTTATAGTAATGATAAACTTATTGTAGATATAGATGTCGATAGAACATATGTTAATAGGAATCATTTGAATGATATATCTTGTGATcatagtataaataataagcatatttttaataataaatatgaaaattatgTAAGAGAAGAAAATCGAAATGTCTCATATGATAAGGAAAATGATTTAactataacaaaaaaaaaaatacatttattaaaagaagaagacttaaatttaaaatataaacaaattatatcagtaaataaaaaatttgataatataattaaaaaattaaaattaagtGATAAAGAAttagtaaaatatataatatgtaaaaagtgttcatattttactatattaaaaaaaggaaaatatggTAGCTTCTTTGTATGTAAATCTTGTAATCAAAATGTctctaaaaaatatatagataattatatttttaatgaaaaagaaaatactttttataaacataaaaataaaatatcctTTGAaatcgaaaaaaaaaattcatatcgTATACACGCCTTtggtaatattaattatgcaCATTCAATGAATCAAATTAttaatgaaattataaaagaaatcaTAGCAGATATTATTctcatcaaaaaaaataaaatcaaatataaaaatattattaaatatatatctaaaataaatatgcCTTACCCAATTAATACATccaattattatacatatggatttctttataaaaggaaaaacatcaaaaagaataataaaaccAAAAATATTCAACCACGTAAGGATCATAACAAAATAGATGACATATCTGaagcatataaaatatatgaagaacaacaaataaatgaaataaataaaatatatgaagaacAAGAagtagataaaataaatagaatatatattcaacatCAAACATATAACAGATATTACAAAACAATACAACcacatatgatatattaccaattcaatttttctttctgtagaaaaaatatttcttttatatttaagaaatataattatatgctacataataaaagatatgatcttctttttctatataataaaaaatttattaatttcataGAATCATTAAAAAATCGTAAacgtatttataaaaaattactaaataaatatctctcaacatatttaaaaaatgatttttttgacgaaataaattatttaccATTAACATGGAAACCTAGAAAAGATTATATCAAGGCTGGAATATTTCcatttaatttatcaaaaaataatagaaaaatagAATCCTTTGGTCGCCTAtctgtaaataataataattatttatgtgGTTGTGTCTTTCCTTTATGTACTTATCAATTAATAGTACgctattttatatataaattatttcacacatgttttatttatcaaatacctaaatttatattttatttcttcagatattattatcaaagcaataataataataacaaacaTAAAATGTACAActactttttaaaaaataaatttataaacatatttacaaatatatattattctaaaTATAAGCAAATATTAGATTCAATCaaagaggaaaaaaaaagtatgtccatttcattatcatcatcaaataaacttgagaaaaaaaaaaaaaataaaaaatacataaaaaatttatatctttttgaCGAACTATCTAATAATACTTACATTTTTAGTAAACAAAAAatagaacaaaaaatattaaatcattattatcataagaaaatacaaaaaattaaaagacaAATGAATcgagaaattaaaaatatttgtttatacgaaataaaaaaaaaactaccTGTGCGAATACAAAAAGTTATTTTAACATATCAATTAgaatctatatatttcttttttaaaaaaagaggaAGAATATTAATAGCTGATGAAATGGGATTAGGAAAAACACTACAAGCAATTTcaattttttacttttatcatttatatccaGTTTTAATAGTTACACCAGCatcattaaaaataaattggtTTTCAGAGATTGAAAAGTATTTACCATCTTTTGATCCACAAAATGTGTTGATAATAAATAGTTCAAATGACATGCCAAAATGTGTTTCTTCTTACAA AATAATTATTGTCTCATTCAATATCTATAAAAAGCTATATAATTTACTAAAAGAAATTCAGTTTCATCTAATGATCGTCGATGAAAGTCATTTCATACGGACCGTATATTATGGAAATCAAAGTCAACTAACAAGattactaaaaaaaaaaatcaggaaaacaaaaaatgttATCTTCTTAAGTGGTACCCCATCAATAAATAGaccaataaatatttttcatcaaataaaatatttaattaataataaaaatatctttccaaaaaataaaattatatttggAGAAGATTAttgtaaaaaatttttttatcgaggagaaaaaatatatgaagaaaatttaAGATCTTGGGAATTTCattatttcttaaataaaattgttaTGATAAGAAGAACTATTAATCAAgtttttcaaaataatttCCCAAGTTTAAAAAGATTCTTTGTTTATCTCAAAAATGATTTATGTGatattataacaaataaaagtCTACAAAAAAGTCCAAccattaaaaattattcgATCAATAATTCAGAggataataagaatattcAAAGTGTTCATCTAAAATGTggatataatatgtatgatatgaataaaaataatatatcaaatatagaTATCATATCTAATATATCAGATGAACAATATCAAAGTAAACATCTAATGGATTCACCAATAGATTCACCAATAGAATCGCCAATATATTCACCAACAGATTCACCACAATACTATAACATTAGTCCATTAAAAATATCTGAAGAATCAATAATATCAAACAATTCAACCAAAAATAAACAAGAAAAGAAACACAAAAATAGAGAAATACTCAACCAATATttccatataaatataaaatctaaaaaagaagaagaaggcGTTTCTAAAATTGTTAATGCCTTACaatttattgaaaaaaattttccaaacaaaaaaaaaattattttttgttatcatATTATGGTTTGTAAATGTGTAGAAGAAgagttattaaaaataataaaacaaaaaaaagaacaagaaAATATAACTATAGATTATGTATCATTAAATGGATGTATTCcagaaaaagataaaatagaaaaaatattatatttaaaaaataacataaattGTTATTATGGTATATTTACTATATGTTCAGTTAGTCATGGTTTAGATTTCAGTTTTTGtaatttatgtttttttatgGAATTCCCAGTTaacttttttcatttacaaCAATGTGAAAGTAGattatttagaaaaaatcaaaaatataatacctatgtattttatttcttattacAAAAAGGTTTAGGAAGTGATCATAAAACATGGAAcagatttatattatgttctAATAGTACAAGGTCTATAATAGATGGTAccaattttttaaataaagatttaatttatcaaaatatatcaaatgatATCATCCTtcaattaattaataatgaccaaaatgtaaatgaaaaaaatataaaagaacaaCAATATGTTGAGGATAACAAATCTATTAAGGAACACAAAAATGTTAATCATACAGACTATCTTTACACAAATATTCATACCATTTCTAAACCCAACCtaaattttaaagaaaacatttttaaaaataaacaaatgagtcaatcaaaaaatatatctaaattAAATCAACAATTTTGTAATGAAAAGGATGATATTCAATATAATTcaattatcaaaaaaaaaaaaaaatcatttttcATCACCAATAAATGCAATGATTCAATTCAAACtgtaaagaataaaaaatataataacaaaaaaaaggtacatattaaaaaggaacatattttatttcaaatTAATACACTCACAAATAGAATACATGTTTACTATAAAAACAAGAAAACCAATTTCTCTATTCAAGATGTAGATACTATAACAATAAACGAAAATAATctacaaacaaaaaaatatttactaAAAATGTGTGCAAAGAATTTCttatgtaattataataaattaaatacaaatgaaaaaaaattaattgaacaaaaaaaatgtgacattaatatatcattactAAACTATTGGAAACATACAGATAATAATAgaagtaataataaacaaaataaattaatctttcaaagatatataaaaaatgttccattaaaagataaaacaTATGTTAAGgcttatatagaaaatagtTTTAAAGGAAAATTCCAAATGTTCTATTATCAAGAATGGAATTCAAAAGAAAACCTTTTCAAATGTCTTcattgtaaaaataaaataccattatcaaaaaatattatacacgaagaaaatcatatttttcaatatCTTCATCAAATAAATGCTCAACAAGATATAATACAACGTTTCCACAATGAaatcaataatattaaattaaaacaatataataatattcaaaaaattattatttgtaatgaaaataatttgttCTGTGAAGGAAAGTGTCGTGAActttatttcttaaaaaaaagcTCTTGTAGTTTAAGAAGATTAATATACGAAAGAGATAAAGGCATATGTAATATGTGTCAACTTGATTGTTCAAATTTAATCAAAcaaatcaaaaataaaaaatactttGAAATTAATCAACAAAtagattattttattaaaatgtatcCACTATTTATTGAAAATGTTGATcatctaaaaaaaataattcaaaaacCAAAGGAAGGATACATATGGCACGTAGACCATATCCTACCAGTTTTTAAAGGTGGGGGTGAAGCCTCCTTTGACAATTTACAGACACTCTGTACATTttgtcataaaaaaaaaacgaaaaatgatataaaagataaaaaaaaaaaaaataataaaataaatataaatataaattaa